The following proteins come from a genomic window of Triticum aestivum cultivar Chinese Spring chromosome 6A, IWGSC CS RefSeq v2.1, whole genome shotgun sequence:
- the LOC123128021 gene encoding non-specific lipid transfer protein GPI-anchored 14, which produces MGSRVFLAAAVVAVAVAAAGADVAADVAADRAECSDKLVALATCLTFVQGQGQAPTPDCCGGLKTVLQTSPKCLCVLVKDRDDPGLDLKLNVTRALGLPAACGAPANISDCPRLLNLPPNSKDAEVFEQFAKQQAAQSSPSGASSAPSTGAQKNAAARMRWLGVGGVGVAARAAPLLFFAVPFLLLLR; this is translated from the exons ATGGGATCGAGAGTCTTTCTCGCCGCGGCCgtggtggccgtggccgtggcggcggcgggggcggacgTGGCGGCGGACGTGGCGGCGGACCGGGCGGAGTGCTCGGACAAGCTGGTGGCGCTGGCGACGTGCCTGACGTTCGTACAGGGGCAGGGGCAGGCGCCGACGCCGGACTGCTGCGGGGGGCTGAAGACGGTGCTGCAGACCAGCCCCAAGTGCCTGTGCGTGCTCGTCAAGGACCGCGACGACCCCGGTCTGGACTTGAAGCTCAACGTCACCAGGGCGCTCGGCCTCCCCGCCGCCTGCGGCGCGCCCGCCAACATCTCCGACTGCCCAA GGCTACTGAACCTGCCGCCCAATTCCAAGGACGCGGAGGTCTTCGAGCAGTTTGCCAAGCAGCAGGCAGCCCAGAGCAGCCCAA GTGGCGCGTCGAGTGCGCCGAGCACGGGCGCACAGAAGAACGCGGCGGCGAGGATGAGGTGGTTGGGAGTGGGCGGAGTTGGTGTGGCCGCACGCGCAGCGCCGCTCCTCTTCTTCGCCGTGCCTTTCTTGCTCCTTCTGCGCTAA
- the LOC123130800 gene encoding histone H4, which produces MSGRGKGGKGLGKGGAKRHRKVLRDNIQGITKPAIRRLARRGGVKRISGLIYEETRGVLKIFLENVIRDAVTYTEHARRKTVTAMDVVYALKRQGRTLYGFGG; this is translated from the coding sequence ATGTCTGGGCGCGGCAAGGGCGGCAAGGGGCTCGGCAAGGGCGGCGCCAAGCGCCACCGGAAGGTGCTCCGCGACAACATCCagggcatcaccaagccggcgatcCGGAGGCTGGCGAGGAGGGGCGGCGTGAAGCGCATCTCGgggctcatctacgaggagacccgcggcgtcctcaagatcttcctcgagaacgTCATCCGCGACGCCGTCACCTACACCGAGCACGCCCGCCGCAAGACCGTCACCGCCATGGACGTCGTCTACGCCCTCAAGCGCCAGGGCCGCACCCTCTACGGCTTCGGCGGCTGA